From a region of the Panicum virgatum strain AP13 chromosome 2K, P.virgatum_v5, whole genome shotgun sequence genome:
- the LOC120684186 gene encoding uncharacterized protein LOC120684186 produces the protein MAHARIRGGKRNNKSNSTKTRRKKISKKQPPRKELVWKLGMTRFSIMACPKSPEQNICYICGDDHHMEHFCPYNYIFGRYFSYTCRGQSPLGEHRITSRGPRKFLRRFIRVSNLPPGFRLWDLEGLFSPFGPLLMWDVPRFPGDMCGCKTINRMSFGYVVFKKREDGERAINELNGYEALGHKLRVDWVYPSCV, from the exons ATGGCCCACGCCAGGATACGGGGCGGAAAACGCAACAACAAGTCCAACTCTACTAaaacgaggaggaagaagatttcAAAGAAGCAACCTCCGCGGAAAG AGCTGGTGTGGAAACTTGGGATGACTCGGTTTAGTATTATGGCCTGCCCAAAGTCCCCAGAGCAAAATATTTGCTACATCTGCGGAGACGACCACCACATGGAGCACTTCTGCCCTTACAACTACATCTTTGGGCGATATTTCAGTTATACCTGCAGAGGACAATCCCCTCTTGGAGAACACAGGATTACCTCCAGGGGTCCTCGCAAGTTCCTGCGTCGTTTCATACGCGTGAGCAACCTGCCGCCGGGCTTCAGGTTGTGGGACCTCGAGGGTCTCTTCAGCCCGTTCGGGCCGCTGTTGATGTGGGACGTTCCCAGATTCCCCGGTGATATGTGTGGCTGCAAAACTATAAACCGCATGAGCTTCGGCTATGTGGTATTCAAGAAACGCGAGGATGGGGAGAGGGCCATCAACGAGCTCAATGGCTATGAGGCTCTGGGACACAAACTGAGAGTTGACTGGGTTTACCCTTCTTGTGTGTAA